Proteins encoded in a region of the Streptomyces sp. NBC_00310 genome:
- a CDS encoding ABC transporter permease translates to MTVAVEKQDQPRKPEPPRKADSAPAATSTAARVRRVGRGTVVAAILIAWLVLFAVLRGKQTLTLAAADLTDLHRWINDLNDSIGANRNSNPLFLYFFNEIRLVIDTLVTFIQELISQPSADRPLPQIGWLGVVGIAGYVSWAVGNWRVALLAVAGFTFFGLQGLWQESMDTLALTLSAVFVALLFAIPLGVWAGLSERFNRFVTPFLDFMQTMPTFVYLAPLTLFFLIGGASATIATVIYAAPPAIRITAHAIRSVPETTAEAAESLGATRRQALLKVLLPMSKRTVVMGVNQSIMAALAMVTIAALIDAPGLGKTVLQALQSLDVGTAFNAGLAIVVMAIVLDRVTTAASAREESARRADGRFVTWRRPLLAAGGVVTAVLVYMSHTYVWAAEFPGEGGVGSSIARAADTTTTWVQDSLSGLTNAFRDAITNGLLNPFQSLLTDSPWWLVAAVLIALGTVLGGWRAGVTAAVCVGLLLGTGLWSDSMTTLASTLVATVLVMVLGIVFGVWMGRSALVDRLLRPTLDAAQVMPPFVYLVPFLALFGATRFTAIVAAIVYAAPVAIKIIADGVRAVPAATVEAATSAGCNTWQIITKVQLPMSRSALTLATNQGLIYVLSMVVVGGLVGAGALGYDVVAGFSQGQLYGKGLAAGLAIVLLGVMFDRITQAAARRVSA, encoded by the coding sequence ATGACCGTCGCCGTGGAGAAACAGGACCAACCGCGGAAGCCGGAACCACCCCGGAAGGCGGACTCCGCGCCCGCGGCCACCTCGACCGCCGCCCGCGTGCGCCGCGTCGGACGCGGCACGGTGGTGGCGGCGATCCTGATCGCCTGGCTGGTGCTCTTCGCCGTGCTGCGCGGCAAGCAGACCCTCACCCTGGCCGCCGCCGACCTCACGGATCTGCACCGGTGGATCAACGACCTCAACGACTCCATCGGCGCCAACCGGAACTCCAACCCGCTCTTCCTGTACTTCTTCAACGAGATCCGTCTGGTCATCGACACCCTGGTGACCTTCATCCAGGAACTGATCTCACAGCCCTCCGCCGACCGTCCCCTCCCGCAGATCGGCTGGCTCGGCGTCGTCGGCATCGCGGGGTACGTCTCCTGGGCCGTCGGCAACTGGCGGGTCGCCCTCCTGGCCGTGGCCGGCTTCACCTTCTTCGGGCTGCAGGGCCTGTGGCAGGAGAGCATGGACACCCTGGCGCTCACCCTCTCCGCGGTGTTCGTGGCGCTGCTGTTCGCGATCCCGCTGGGCGTCTGGGCGGGGCTGTCCGAGCGGTTCAACCGGTTCGTGACGCCGTTCCTGGACTTCATGCAGACGATGCCGACCTTCGTCTACCTCGCCCCGCTGACCCTGTTCTTCCTCATCGGGGGCGCCTCCGCCACGATCGCCACCGTGATCTACGCGGCGCCGCCCGCGATCCGCATCACCGCGCATGCCATCCGGTCGGTGCCGGAGACGACGGCCGAGGCGGCCGAATCGCTCGGTGCGACACGCCGGCAGGCGCTGCTGAAGGTCCTGCTGCCGATGTCCAAGCGGACCGTGGTGATGGGCGTCAACCAGTCGATCATGGCCGCCCTGGCCATGGTGACCATCGCGGCGCTGATCGACGCGCCCGGCCTCGGCAAGACCGTCCTGCAGGCCCTGCAGTCGCTCGACGTGGGCACGGCCTTCAACGCGGGCCTCGCCATCGTCGTCATGGCGATCGTCCTCGACCGGGTCACCACCGCCGCCAGCGCGCGGGAGGAGTCGGCCCGGCGTGCGGACGGCCGGTTCGTCACCTGGCGGCGGCCGCTGCTGGCCGCCGGCGGTGTGGTCACGGCGGTTCTCGTCTACATGTCGCACACCTACGTGTGGGCCGCCGAGTTCCCCGGCGAGGGCGGCGTCGGCTCCTCCATCGCGCGCGCGGCGGACACCACGACCACCTGGGTGCAGGACAGCCTCTCGGGTCTCACCAACGCCTTCCGCGACGCCATCACCAACGGCCTCCTCAACCCGTTCCAGTCGTTGCTCACCGACTCCCCGTGGTGGCTCGTCGCCGCGGTGCTGATCGCGCTCGGCACGGTGCTCGGAGGCTGGCGCGCGGGCGTCACCGCGGCCGTGTGCGTGGGTCTGCTGCTCGGCACGGGCCTGTGGTCGGACAGCATGACGACGCTGGCGTCGACCCTCGTCGCGACGGTGCTGGTGATGGTGCTGGGCATCGTCTTCGGCGTGTGGATGGGACGCAGCGCGCTCGTGGACCGGCTGCTGCGGCCCACCCTGGACGCGGCGCAGGTCATGCCGCCGTTCGTCTATCTCGTACCGTTCCTCGCACTGTTCGGCGCGACCCGGTTCACGGCCATCGTCGCCGCGATCGTCTACGCCGCACCGGTGGCCATCAAGATCATCGCGGACGGGGTGCGGGCCGTGCCCGCTGCCACCGTCGAGGCGGCCACCTCCGCCGGGTGCAACACCTGGCAGATCATCACCAAGGTTCAACTGCCCATGTCACGCAGTGCTTTGACGCTCGCCACCAACCAGGGCCTGATCTATGTACTGTCGATGGTCGTGGTGGGCGGCCTGGTGGGAGCGGGCGCCCTCGGCTACGACGTCGTGGCCGGATTCTCCCAGGGGCAGCTGTACGGGAAGGGACTCGCGGCGGGGCTCGCCATCGTCCTTCTCGGAGTCATGTTCGACCGGATCACTCAGGCCGCCGCGCGACGCGTGAGCGCATAA
- a CDS encoding ABC transporter substrate-binding protein, producing the protein MATQVRQWRAGVAGLAVLGLALTACGGAKVGDSSTDADSSGDSAKCGTFNLAVNPWVGYEANAAVVAYVAENDLGCKVTKKDLKEEIAWQGFGTGEVDAVIENWGHDDLKKKYITDQKTAVEAGATGNEGLIGWYVPPWLAKEHPDITDWNNLDKYADKFRTSESGGKGQLLDGDPSFVTNDEALVKNLKLDFKVVYAGSETALIQAFRKAEKDKEWVIGYFYEPQWFMAEVPLVKIKLPEYKAGCDADAEKVACDYPVYKLDKIVSTKFAKSGSPAYDLVENFTWTNDDQNTVAKYIAVDKMTPEAAAKKWVEANRAKVDAWIK; encoded by the coding sequence ATGGCAACACAGGTACGACAGTGGAGAGCCGGCGTGGCCGGACTGGCCGTCCTCGGCCTCGCCCTCACCGCCTGCGGCGGTGCGAAGGTCGGTGACAGCTCCACGGACGCGGACAGCTCGGGCGACTCCGCCAAGTGCGGCACCTTCAACCTGGCCGTCAACCCGTGGGTGGGCTACGAGGCGAACGCGGCGGTCGTCGCGTACGTCGCGGAGAACGACCTCGGCTGCAAGGTCACCAAGAAGGACCTGAAGGAGGAGATCGCCTGGCAGGGCTTCGGGACGGGCGAGGTCGACGCCGTCATCGAGAACTGGGGCCACGACGACCTCAAGAAGAAGTACATCACCGACCAGAAGACCGCCGTCGAGGCCGGTGCGACCGGCAACGAAGGCCTGATCGGCTGGTACGTGCCGCCGTGGCTGGCCAAGGAGCACCCGGACATCACCGACTGGAACAACCTCGACAAGTACGCCGACAAGTTCCGGACATCGGAGTCGGGGGGCAAGGGCCAGCTCCTCGACGGCGACCCGTCGTTCGTCACCAACGACGAGGCCCTGGTGAAGAACCTGAAGCTGGACTTCAAGGTGGTGTACGCGGGCAGCGAGACCGCCCTCATCCAGGCCTTCCGCAAGGCGGAGAAGGACAAGGAATGGGTGATCGGCTACTTCTACGAGCCCCAGTGGTTCATGGCCGAGGTGCCGCTGGTCAAGATCAAGCTGCCCGAGTACAAGGCGGGCTGTGACGCCGACGCGGAGAAGGTCGCCTGCGACTACCCCGTGTACAAGCTCGACAAGATCGTCAGCACCAAGTTCGCCAAGTCGGGCAGCCCGGCCTATGACCTGGTCGAGAACTTCACCTGGACGAACGACGACCAGAACACGGTGGCCAAGTACATCGCGGTCGACAAGATGACGCCCGAGGCGGCGGCCAAGAAGTGGGTCGAAGCCAACCGCGCCAAGGTCGACGCCTGGATCAAGTGA
- a CDS encoding GcvT family protein yields MAGPRVVIIGAGVVGAALADEISARGWTEVTVVDQGPLPATGGSSSHAPGLVFQTNPSKTMTELARYTVEKFCSLDVDGEPCFLQVGGLEVATTPERLTELHRRHGWITAWGIESRLLSADECVERHPLVNRDRVLGGLLVPTDGLAKAVLAVEAQIRRATERGVNFLARHEVLDVLHTDGEVTGVLTDQGEIPADIVVCCAGIWGPRIARMVGMNLPLTPLAHQLAWTGPVPALAGQTEEAVRPILRHQDADLYYRDRFDGIGIGSYGHRPMPISADDILSVDEADTMPSVLKFTEEDFADAWTETQSLLPATAEAKVEEGINGLFSFTTDGYPLLGESPDVKGFWVAEAVWVTHSAGVGRAVAEWLVDGYCSSFDLHECDVNRFEPHQLSPEYVLARDCQNFVEVYDILHPLQPSGKPRPIRTSPFHARQREHGAVFLEANGWERPQWYEANAGLVEGRSIPTPNDWAARYWSPIVGAEAQATRETVAMYDMTALKRLEVTGPGAADFLERLVTSKVAKSVGSVTYTLLLDHDGGIRSDITVARLARDVFQVGANGNLDLDWFTRHLPADGTVQVRDITPGTCCIGLWGPLARKVLQPLTDEDFSGDGLKYFRARRAHIGSVPVTAMRLSYVGELGWELYTTADLGQKLWDTLWAAAQPLGGVIAGRGAFNSLRLEKGYRSFGTDMTYEHDPYEAGVGFAVKLDKDDFIGKAALERRKADVRRKLTCLTIEDPRAVVMGKEPVYDGDRPVGYVTSAAYGYTIGKGIAYAWLPTESAVPGATLHIGYFDQRVEAVVAEEPLFDPTMSRLRG; encoded by the coding sequence ATGGCGGGACCCCGAGTGGTCATCATCGGAGCGGGCGTCGTGGGCGCGGCACTCGCTGACGAGATCTCCGCGCGCGGCTGGACCGAAGTGACCGTGGTCGACCAGGGCCCGCTCCCCGCCACCGGGGGCTCCTCGTCGCACGCCCCGGGCCTGGTCTTCCAGACGAACCCGTCCAAGACCATGACGGAGCTGGCGCGCTACACCGTCGAGAAGTTCTGCTCCCTCGACGTCGACGGCGAGCCCTGCTTCCTCCAGGTCGGCGGCCTCGAAGTGGCCACCACCCCCGAGCGGCTGACCGAACTGCACCGCCGCCACGGCTGGATCACCGCCTGGGGCATCGAGTCCCGGCTGCTGAGCGCCGACGAATGCGTCGAGCGGCACCCGCTGGTCAACCGCGACAGGGTCCTCGGCGGCCTCCTGGTCCCGACCGACGGCCTCGCCAAGGCCGTCCTCGCCGTCGAGGCGCAGATCCGCCGGGCCACCGAGCGCGGCGTGAACTTCCTCGCCCGCCACGAGGTCCTCGATGTCCTGCACACCGACGGCGAGGTGACGGGCGTCCTCACCGACCAGGGCGAGATCCCCGCCGACATCGTCGTGTGCTGCGCCGGCATCTGGGGCCCGAGGATCGCCCGCATGGTCGGCATGAACCTCCCGCTCACCCCGCTCGCCCACCAGCTCGCCTGGACCGGCCCGGTCCCGGCCCTGGCCGGCCAGACCGAGGAGGCGGTCCGCCCGATCCTGCGCCACCAGGACGCCGACCTCTACTACCGCGACCGCTTCGACGGCATCGGCATCGGCTCCTACGGCCACCGCCCGATGCCCATCTCCGCCGACGACATCCTCTCCGTGGACGAGGCCGACACGATGCCGTCGGTCCTGAAGTTCACCGAGGAGGACTTCGCCGACGCCTGGACCGAGACCCAGTCCCTGCTGCCCGCGACGGCGGAGGCCAAGGTCGAGGAGGGCATCAACGGCCTGTTCTCCTTCACCACCGACGGCTACCCGCTCCTCGGTGAGTCCCCGGACGTCAAGGGCTTCTGGGTCGCGGAGGCGGTCTGGGTCACGCACTCGGCGGGCGTGGGCCGGGCCGTAGCCGAATGGCTGGTCGACGGCTACTGCTCCTCCTTCGACCTGCACGAGTGCGACGTCAACCGCTTCGAGCCGCACCAGCTCTCCCCGGAGTACGTCCTGGCCCGCGACTGCCAGAACTTCGTCGAGGTCTACGACATCCTCCACCCCCTCCAGCCCTCCGGGAAGCCCCGCCCGATCCGCACCAGCCCCTTCCACGCCCGCCAGCGGGAGCACGGCGCCGTCTTCCTGGAGGCGAACGGCTGGGAGCGCCCGCAGTGGTACGAGGCCAACGCAGGGCTGGTCGAGGGCCGCAGCATCCCGACCCCGAACGACTGGGCCGCGCGGTACTGGTCGCCCATCGTCGGCGCCGAGGCCCAGGCCACCCGCGAGACCGTCGCGATGTACGACATGACGGCCCTCAAGCGCCTGGAGGTCACCGGCCCCGGTGCCGCCGACTTCCTGGAGCGACTGGTCACGAGCAAGGTCGCCAAGTCCGTCGGCTCGGTGACGTACACGCTGCTGCTGGACCACGACGGCGGCATCCGCAGCGACATCACGGTCGCCCGCCTCGCCCGCGACGTCTTCCAGGTCGGCGCCAACGGCAATCTCGACCTCGACTGGTTCACCCGGCACCTCCCCGCCGACGGCACCGTCCAGGTCCGCGACATCACCCCCGGCACGTGCTGCATCGGCCTGTGGGGCCCGCTCGCCCGCAAGGTCCTCCAGCCGCTCACGGACGAGGACTTCTCGGGCGACGGCCTGAAGTACTTCCGCGCCCGGCGCGCCCACATCGGCTCCGTCCCCGTCACGGCCATGCGGCTGTCGTACGTCGGCGAACTCGGCTGGGAGCTGTACACCACGGCCGACCTCGGCCAGAAACTCTGGGACACCCTCTGGGCCGCCGCCCAGCCGCTCGGCGGCGTCATCGCCGGGCGCGGCGCCTTCAACAGCCTCCGCCTGGAGAAGGGCTACCGCTCCTTCGGCACCGACATGACCTACGAGCACGACCCGTACGAGGCCGGCGTCGGCTTCGCCGTCAAGCTCGACAAGGACGACTTCATCGGCAAGGCCGCGCTGGAACGCCGCAAGGCCGACGTACGGCGGAAGCTGACCTGCCTCACCATCGAGGACCCGCGGGCGGTCGTCATGGGCAAGGAACCGGTGTACGACGGCGACCGGCCCGTCGGCTACGTCACCAGCGCGGCGTACGGCTACACGATCGGCAAGGGGATCGCCTACGCGTGGCTGCCGACGGAGTCGGCGGTGCCCGGGGCCACGTTGCACATCGGGTACTTCGACCAGCGCGTCGAGGCGGTCGTGGCCGAGGAGCCGTTGTTCGATCCGACGATGTCCCGTCTTCGTGGGTGA
- a CDS encoding bifunctional methylenetetrahydrofolate dehydrogenase/methenyltetrahydrofolate cyclohydrolase has protein sequence MTAQVLDGKATAAAIRRELAERVAKLTANGARPPGLGTVLVGDDPGSRAYVAGKHRDCAQVGIASLRRELPADATQRQVEDVIDELNADPDCTGYLVQLPLPRHLDANAVLECMDPAKDADGLHPVSLGRLTLGVEAPLPCTPRGIVELLRRYEVPLAGARVCVIGRGITVGRPLGLLLTRRSENATVTLCHTGTKGLARHTREADIVVAAAGSPGLITRDMLRPGAAVLDVGITRTDQGLAGDVHPDAAQVAGWFAPMPGGVGPMTRAMLLANVVEAAERNANAV, from the coding sequence GTGACCGCACAGGTGCTTGACGGGAAGGCGACCGCTGCCGCCATCCGCCGTGAACTCGCCGAGCGCGTCGCCAAGTTGACCGCCAACGGTGCGCGTCCGCCCGGCCTCGGGACCGTCCTGGTCGGTGACGATCCCGGGAGCCGTGCCTACGTGGCCGGCAAGCATCGGGACTGCGCTCAGGTGGGGATCGCCTCGCTGCGTCGGGAGCTTCCCGCCGACGCCACGCAGCGGCAGGTCGAGGACGTCATCGACGAGCTGAACGCCGATCCGGACTGCACCGGTTACCTCGTGCAGCTCCCGCTCCCGCGCCACCTGGACGCCAACGCCGTACTGGAGTGCATGGACCCGGCCAAGGACGCCGACGGACTGCACCCCGTCAGCCTCGGCCGGCTCACCCTCGGCGTCGAGGCCCCGCTGCCCTGCACCCCGCGCGGCATCGTCGAACTGCTCCGCCGTTACGAGGTGCCGCTCGCCGGTGCGCGGGTCTGCGTGATCGGACGCGGCATCACCGTGGGACGCCCCCTCGGCCTGCTCCTCACCCGCAGGTCCGAGAACGCCACCGTCACCCTCTGCCACACCGGAACCAAGGGCCTGGCCCGGCACACCCGCGAGGCGGACATCGTCGTCGCGGCGGCCGGCTCGCCCGGGCTGATCACCCGGGACATGCTGCGCCCCGGCGCCGCCGTCCTGGACGTCGGTATCACCCGCACCGACCAGGGGCTGGCCGGCGATGTGCACCCGGACGCCGCCCAGGTCGCCGGATGGTTCGCGCCGATGCCCGGGGGCGTGGGGCCCATGACGCGGGCGATGCTCCTGGCCAACGTCGTCGAGGCCGCCGAGAGGAACGCGAACGCCGTATGA
- a CDS encoding sarcosine oxidase subunit beta family protein, whose product MSPRTPGAELPEHPDWLWRTPEPKRSYDVIVVGGGGHGLATAHYLAKNHGITNVAVLEKGWLAGGNMARNTTIIRSNYLWDESAGIYEHALKLWEGLAEELDYPILFSQRGVLNLAHSLQDVRDSVRRVEANRLNGVDAEWLDADGVKEVCPIVNVSPDVRYPVLGGTYQPRAGIAKHDHVAWGLARSADAAGIDIIQNCEVTGLDVVGGRVVGVRTNLGPIAAGKVALCSAGHTSVLAAMAGIELPVQSHPLQALVSELLEPVHPTVVMSNAVHVYVSQAHKGELVMGAGIDSYNSYTQRGAFHIIEEQMSAALELFPVFARAHVLRTWGGIVDVSPDASPIIGLSPVDNLYLNCGWGTGGFKATPGVGWVYAHTIAHDTPHPLNAPFSLDRFTTGALVDEHGAAAVAH is encoded by the coding sequence ATGAGCCCCCGTACCCCCGGCGCCGAGCTGCCCGAACATCCCGACTGGCTGTGGCGCACACCCGAGCCGAAGCGCTCCTACGACGTGATCGTCGTCGGCGGCGGCGGACACGGCCTCGCCACCGCCCACTACCTGGCCAAGAACCACGGCATCACCAACGTCGCCGTGCTGGAGAAGGGCTGGCTGGCGGGCGGCAACATGGCCCGCAACACCACCATCATCCGCTCCAACTACCTGTGGGACGAGAGCGCCGGCATCTACGAGCACGCGCTCAAGCTGTGGGAAGGCCTGGCCGAGGAACTCGACTACCCGATCCTCTTCTCCCAGCGCGGCGTGCTGAACCTCGCCCACAGCCTCCAGGACGTCCGCGACAGCGTGCGCCGGGTGGAGGCCAACCGTCTCAACGGCGTGGACGCGGAGTGGCTCGACGCTGACGGGGTCAAGGAAGTCTGTCCGATCGTCAATGTCTCGCCGGACGTGCGCTACCCGGTCCTGGGCGGTACCTACCAGCCACGGGCCGGCATCGCCAAGCACGACCACGTCGCCTGGGGCCTGGCCCGCTCGGCCGATGCCGCAGGCATCGACATCATCCAGAACTGCGAGGTCACGGGGCTGGACGTGGTCGGCGGCCGGGTGGTCGGCGTCCGGACGAACCTGGGCCCGATCGCGGCGGGCAAGGTCGCCCTCTGCTCGGCCGGCCACACGTCCGTACTGGCGGCCATGGCGGGCATCGAACTGCCCGTCCAGAGCCACCCGTTGCAGGCACTCGTCTCCGAGCTCCTGGAGCCGGTGCACCCGACGGTGGTCATGTCCAACGCGGTCCATGTGTATGTCAGCCAGGCACACAAGGGCGAGCTGGTGATGGGCGCGGGCATCGACTCGTACAACTCCTACACCCAGCGCGGCGCGTTCCACATCATCGAGGAGCAGATGTCCGCGGCCCTGGAGCTGTTCCCGGTCTTCGCCCGCGCCCACGTCCTGCGCACCTGGGGCGGCATCGTCGACGTGAGCCCCGACGCCTCCCCGATCATCGGCCTCAGCCCGGTCGACAACCTGTACCTCAACTGCGGCTGGGGAACGGGCGGTTTCAAGGCCACCCCGGGCGTCGGCTGGGTCTACGCCCACACCATCGCCCACGACACGCCCCACCCCCTCAACGCCCCCTTCTCGCTCGACCGTTTCACCACCGGCGCGCTCGTCGACGAGCACGGCGCGGCCGCGGTGGCCCACTAG
- a CDS encoding sarcosine oxidase subunit alpha family protein, with product MLLITCPWCGPRDEAEFHYGGQAHVPYPETPSTLTDEEWARYLFFRDNPKGPFAERWSHAAGCRQWFNAVRNTATNEILAVYRPGEPRPAVEEPGRAANSAPRAASLGHSATSESRPASPDCPAASEPGPASSARPAFEDEALQAEGESGGAAPRWGSPRSSEAESGGGTGRGGGGEEHPFRHPTRGRVNRDLPLTFTFDGTAYQGYQGDTLASALLANGIVQTGTSIKLGRPRGIFSAGVEEPNAVIQIEAPFPEPMLPATAVELYDGLVASSLPGQGRLATEPDPARYDAVHAHCDLLIVGAGPAGLAAAAAAARSGARVVLADDQPHLGGSLLGTGEHLDWAEEIAERLDTAPEVRVLRRTTVFGYYDDNHLLAVERRTNHLGAEAPENVSRERVWRIRARRVVLATGAHERSLAFADNDRPGVMLAASARTHANRHGVLPGRRAVVFTTNDSAYEAALDLAEAGIDVTAIVDTRPDAGEWARRAREAGIEVLTGHAVTGTEGDPRVTAVTVAPYGESAGQRRFAADLLLVSGGWNPVAHLFSQAGGTLRYDETLGSFVPDTCRQAVEVAGSASGVFDVAGVLAQGAGAGARAIEAEGYTSEAPRLPHVAAQPQTPPMHVYVVPGADGAPRFVDLQRDVTVDDLTRATGAGMRSVEHTKRYTTAGTANDQGKTSGVLASGVVAELLGVDISALGTTTFRPPYTPVSFATLAGRDRGALHDPIRTTALHTWHVEHGALFENVGQWKRPWYYPQAGEDMETAVLRECAAARDGVAFMDASTLGKIDVQGPDAGAFLDLLYTNMMSTLKVGMIRYGVMCRPDGMVFDDGTVIRLARDRFLVTTTTGNAAAVLDWMEEWLQTEWPELKVHCTSVTEQWATVALVGPRSRDVLGSLAPHLAVSNDDFPFMAWRETTVAGIEARVCRISFSGELAYEINVSPWDALTLWQALYEAGAPYGITPYGTETMHVLRAEKGYPIIGQDTDGTVTPQDLGMNWVVSKKKPDFIGKRSHARADTTRPDRKHLVGLLPEDPGTFLPEGTHLVADSVLPAPPVPMLGHVTSSYRSAALGRTFALALVKGGRDRIGERLYAPVGDRLVPVTVASPVLYDPEGARRDG from the coding sequence ATGCTGCTCATCACCTGCCCGTGGTGCGGGCCCCGCGACGAGGCCGAGTTCCACTACGGCGGTCAGGCCCACGTCCCCTACCCCGAGACCCCGTCGACCCTCACCGACGAGGAATGGGCCCGCTACCTCTTCTTCCGCGACAACCCCAAGGGCCCCTTCGCCGAACGCTGGAGTCACGCGGCGGGCTGCCGCCAGTGGTTCAACGCGGTCCGGAACACGGCGACCAACGAGATCCTGGCGGTGTACCGGCCGGGGGAGCCGCGCCCGGCCGTGGAGGAACCGGGGCGCGCGGCGAACTCCGCGCCACGCGCGGCATCTCTGGGCCATTCGGCGACTTCTGAGTCACGTCCGGCGTCTCCGGATTGTCCGGCCGCTTCCGAGCCGGGGCCGGCATCATCAGCCCGTCCGGCGTTCGAGGACGAGGCCCTTCAGGCCGAAGGGGAGTCTGGGGGCGCAGCCCCCAGATGGGGGTCCCCCCGCTCGAGCGAAGCCGAGAGTGGGGGAGGGACGGGTAGGGGCGGCGGGGGCGAGGAGCATCCGTTCCGCCACCCCACCCGAGGCCGAGTGAACCGTGACCTCCCCCTCACCTTCACCTTCGACGGCACCGCCTACCAGGGCTACCAGGGCGACACCCTCGCCTCCGCCCTCCTCGCCAACGGCATCGTCCAGACCGGCACCAGCATCAAACTCGGCCGCCCCCGAGGCATCTTCTCGGCCGGAGTCGAGGAACCCAACGCCGTGATCCAGATCGAGGCCCCCTTCCCGGAGCCGATGCTCCCCGCGACGGCCGTCGAGCTGTACGACGGCCTCGTGGCAAGCAGCCTCCCCGGCCAGGGGCGCCTCGCCACCGAGCCCGATCCGGCCCGCTACGACGCCGTCCACGCCCACTGCGACCTGCTGATCGTCGGCGCCGGCCCGGCCGGCCTCGCCGCCGCGGCCGCGGCCGCACGCAGCGGCGCCCGGGTCGTCCTCGCCGACGACCAACCGCACCTGGGCGGCAGCCTCCTGGGCACGGGCGAACACCTCGACTGGGCCGAAGAGATCGCCGAACGACTCGACACCGCCCCCGAGGTCCGCGTCCTGCGCCGCACCACCGTCTTCGGCTACTACGACGACAACCACCTCCTCGCCGTGGAACGCCGCACCAACCACCTCGGCGCCGAGGCCCCCGAGAACGTCTCCCGGGAACGCGTCTGGCGCATCCGCGCCCGCCGCGTCGTCCTCGCCACCGGCGCCCACGAACGCTCCCTCGCCTTCGCGGACAACGACCGCCCCGGCGTGATGCTGGCCGCCTCGGCCCGCACCCACGCCAACCGCCACGGCGTCCTGCCCGGCCGCCGCGCGGTCGTCTTCACCACCAACGACAGTGCCTACGAGGCCGCCCTGGACCTCGCCGAGGCGGGCATCGACGTCACGGCGATCGTCGACACCCGCCCCGACGCGGGGGAGTGGGCGCGGCGCGCCCGCGAGGCCGGCATCGAGGTGCTGACCGGGCACGCCGTCACCGGTACGGAGGGCGACCCGCGCGTCACCGCCGTGACCGTCGCCCCGTACGGGGAGTCCGCGGGACAGCGGCGGTTCGCCGCCGATCTCCTGCTGGTCTCCGGCGGCTGGAACCCGGTGGCACACCTCTTCAGCCAGGCGGGCGGCACACTGCGCTACGACGAGACGCTGGGCTCCTTCGTCCCCGACACCTGCCGGCAGGCGGTCGAGGTGGCGGGCAGCGCGAGCGGTGTGTTCGACGTCGCCGGCGTTCTCGCACAGGGCGCGGGCGCCGGTGCCCGCGCGATCGAGGCCGAGGGCTACACCTCTGAGGCGCCCCGTCTGCCGCACGTGGCCGCGCAGCCGCAGACGCCGCCCATGCATGTGTACGTCGTCCCGGGCGCCGACGGCGCACCCCGCTTCGTCGACCTCCAACGCGACGTGACCGTCGACGACCTGACCCGGGCGACCGGCGCCGGCATGCGCTCGGTCGAGCACACCAAGCGCTACACCACGGCCGGCACCGCCAACGACCAGGGCAAGACGTCCGGTGTCCTGGCCAGCGGTGTCGTCGCCGAACTGCTCGGCGTGGACATCTCCGCGCTCGGCACCACGACGTTCCGTCCCCCCTACACCCCGGTCTCCTTCGCCACGCTCGCGGGCCGCGACCGAGGCGCGCTGCACGACCCCATCCGCACGACGGCCCTGCACACCTGGCATGTGGAGCACGGGGCCCTCTTCGAGAACGTCGGCCAGTGGAAGCGCCCCTGGTACTACCCGCAGGCCGGCGAGGACATGGAGACGGCCGTGCTGCGCGAGTGCGCCGCAGCCCGCGACGGCGTCGCCTTCATGGACGCCTCCACCCTCGGCAAGATCGACGTCCAGGGCCCGGACGCCGGTGCGTTCCTCGACCTGCTCTACACCAACATGATGAGCACCCTGAAGGTCGGCATGATCCGCTACGGCGTCATGTGCCGCCCGGACGGCATGGTCTTCGACGACGGCACGGTCATCCGCCTCGCCCGGGACCGCTTCCTGGTCACCACCACGACCGGCAACGCGGCCGCCGTACTGGACTGGATGGAGGAGTGGCTCCAGACCGAGTGGCCCGAGCTGAAGGTCCACTGCACCTCCGTGACCGAACAGTGGGCCACCGTCGCCCTGGTCGGCCCCCGTTCCCGCGACGTCCTCGGCTCACTCGCACCCCACCTCGCCGTGTCCAACGACGACTTCCCGTTCATGGCCTGGCGCGAGACGACCGTCGCCGGCATCGAGGCCCGCGTCTGCCGGATCAGCTTCTCCGGCGAACTCGCCTACGAGATCAACGTGTCACCGTGGGACGCCCTCACCCTCTGGCAGGCGCTGTACGAGGCCGGAGCCCCGTACGGCATCACCCCGTACGGCACCGAGACCATGCACGTCCTGCGCGCCGAGAAGGGCTACCCGATCATCGGCCAGGACACCGACGGCACCGTCACCCCCCAGGATCTCGGGATGAACTGGGTGGTCTCGAAGAAGAAGCCCGACTTCATCGGCAAGCGCTCCCACGCCCGCGCCGACACCACCCGCCCCGACCGCAAACACCTGGTCGGCCTGCTCCCGGAGGACCCCGGCACCTTCCTCCCCGAGGGCACCCACCTGGTCGCCGACAGCGTCCTGCCCGCCCCGCCCGTCCCGATGCTCGGCCACGTCACCTCCAGCTACCGCAGCGCCGCCCTCGGCCGGACCTTCGCCCTCGCCCTGGTCAAGGGCGGCCGGGACCGCATCGGCGAGCGCCTGTACGCCCCCGTCGGCGACCGGCTGGTCCCGGTGACCGTCGCAAGCCCCGTCCTCTACGACCCCGAGGGAGCCCGCCGCGATGGCTGA